In a genomic window of Rubripirellula tenax:
- a CDS encoding hydroxypyruvate isomerase family protein — MPKNAPKYRPSVCIDAVFGTISSVEAIDQVAAAGIKAFEFWGWWDKDLDAIEAARDRHGMQIAACCTKFISLVDPATRDDYLAGLAESIRVAKRLKCPTLISQVGDFRPGVDRRAQHDCLVIGLRQASKLLADSGVTLVIEPLNELIDHRGYFLVRSDEAFEVIDQVESEHVKVVFDIYHQQISEGHVITNLRNNIDKIGHFHAAGNPGRNELTRGELNYPQIFSAIGETNYGGYVGLEYWPTKDAVTGLREVAGWFGQ; from the coding sequence ATGCCGAAGAATGCCCCAAAATACCGCCCCTCTGTCTGCATCGACGCGGTGTTTGGAACGATCAGCTCGGTCGAAGCGATCGACCAAGTCGCTGCGGCGGGAATCAAGGCATTCGAATTTTGGGGGTGGTGGGACAAAGATCTCGACGCGATCGAAGCCGCCCGGGATCGCCACGGCATGCAGATCGCGGCCTGCTGTACCAAGTTTATCTCGTTGGTCGATCCCGCGACGAGGGACGACTATCTGGCAGGGCTGGCCGAGTCGATTCGAGTGGCAAAGCGGTTGAAGTGTCCGACGTTGATTTCCCAGGTCGGCGATTTTCGACCGGGTGTTGACCGCCGCGCCCAGCATGATTGTCTGGTGATCGGCTTGCGTCAGGCATCGAAACTTTTGGCCGACAGCGGCGTCACGCTGGTCATTGAACCGCTCAACGAGTTGATCGATCACAGAGGCTATTTCCTTGTCCGAAGCGACGAAGCGTTTGAAGTCATCGATCAAGTGGAAAGCGAACACGTCAAAGTGGTGTTCGATATCTACCACCAACAAATCAGCGAAGGACACGTGATCACGAATTTGCGGAACAACATCGACAAGATCGGTCACTTCCACGCAGCGGGAAATCCGGGCCGCAACGAATTGACGCGAGGCGAACTGAACTACCCCCAAATCTTTAGCGCCATCGGTGAAACGAACTACGGCGGTTATGTCGGGCTGGAGTACTGGCCCACCAAAGACGCCGTGACGGGGCTGCGTGAAGTGGCGGGATGGTTCGGTCAATGA
- a CDS encoding family 16 glycoside hydrolase, with protein MRQARCLFAMTAASIALFSTLMLPAGTARAETAVNHLTQSEQRSGWQLLFDGKSTDGWRNYKKEGVSKGWKIVDGTLVRAEKGAGDLITDDEYAAFELSLEYKISAAGNSGVMFHVGETDGPPWHTGPEIQVQDNVDGHDPQKAGWLYQLYQPSAPNWSKDKTVVDSTRPAGQWNQLYIRIANDDCEVCMNGVRYFRFKLGSKDWKEKVGASKFAKLPHFGSLGKGYICLQDHGDEVAYRNIKLREIGEDGSVPQPIDANLGMASNLAFPDLQWDQWEGINDAGKIRDLRLMELTFANDGSNRLYAASQQGGIWSFENRPDVKESKLVLDLRGKAYDWKKPGANEQGLLGLAMHPGFKNNGYLFVYYTHGTEPKSVVSRFTVNKETGVADPASESIVMEIDQPYQNHNGGSMEFGPDGKLYIGLGDGGDRNDPHGNGQNLATLLGSILRIDVDQAADGKNYSIPSHNPFIGVKDARPEIYAYGVRNPWRIAFDPKTGNLWSGDVGQELWEEVVVITKGGNYGWSTREGTHAFGNRPATEGAQPIGPVWEYDHQIGKSITGGRVYRSSRLPNLEGKYLYADYVTGTVWALTYDQATGTATRNEQVLPNSVAVLSFGQDQNGEVYILTNSARGECIYRFDDSTEKSDVAQR; from the coding sequence ATGAGACAAGCCAGATGCCTTTTTGCGATGACGGCCGCGTCCATCGCCCTTTTTTCAACGCTAATGCTTCCCGCCGGCACGGCCCGCGCTGAAACAGCTGTCAACCACTTGACCCAATCCGAACAGCGGAGCGGATGGCAATTGCTGTTCGACGGCAAGTCGACCGATGGCTGGCGGAACTACAAGAAAGAAGGCGTGTCCAAGGGCTGGAAGATCGTCGATGGGACGCTCGTTCGGGCCGAGAAAGGCGCCGGTGACCTGATCACCGACGACGAGTATGCGGCGTTCGAATTGTCGCTCGAATACAAAATCAGCGCCGCCGGCAACAGCGGTGTGATGTTCCATGTCGGCGAAACGGACGGTCCGCCTTGGCACACGGGCCCTGAAATCCAAGTCCAAGACAACGTCGACGGACACGATCCGCAAAAAGCCGGTTGGCTTTACCAACTGTATCAACCGTCAGCGCCAAACTGGTCCAAGGACAAGACCGTCGTTGATTCGACCCGCCCCGCTGGTCAATGGAACCAACTGTACATCCGAATCGCCAACGACGACTGCGAAGTCTGCATGAACGGTGTTCGCTATTTCCGTTTCAAACTCGGTTCAAAAGATTGGAAAGAGAAGGTCGGGGCTAGCAAGTTTGCGAAGCTACCGCACTTCGGTTCACTCGGCAAAGGCTACATCTGTTTGCAAGATCACGGCGACGAAGTCGCGTATCGAAACATCAAGCTTCGCGAAATCGGCGAAGACGGGTCCGTGCCCCAACCGATCGACGCCAACCTGGGTATGGCCAGCAACCTTGCGTTCCCCGATTTGCAGTGGGATCAATGGGAAGGCATCAACGACGCTGGAAAAATTCGTGACCTGCGTTTGATGGAATTGACGTTCGCCAATGACGGCAGCAACCGTTTGTACGCAGCTTCTCAGCAGGGCGGCATCTGGTCGTTCGAAAATCGACCCGACGTTAAAGAATCAAAGCTGGTTTTGGATCTGCGCGGCAAAGCCTATGACTGGAAAAAACCGGGTGCCAATGAACAAGGGCTGCTCGGTTTGGCGATGCACCCTGGATTCAAGAACAACGGCTACCTGTTTGTCTACTACACCCACGGGACCGAGCCGAAATCCGTCGTCTCGCGATTCACCGTCAACAAAGAAACCGGTGTCGCTGATCCTGCATCAGAATCAATCGTTATGGAAATCGATCAGCCGTACCAGAACCACAACGGCGGCAGCATGGAATTTGGTCCAGACGGAAAGCTGTACATCGGATTGGGTGACGGGGGCGATCGAAACGATCCCCACGGCAATGGACAAAATCTTGCAACCTTGCTGGGATCGATCTTGCGCATTGATGTCGACCAAGCCGCCGACGGAAAAAACTATTCCATCCCATCCCACAATCCGTTCATCGGCGTGAAAGATGCGAGGCCAGAGATCTATGCCTACGGCGTCCGAAATCCTTGGCGAATTGCCTTCGACCCCAAAACCGGCAATCTTTGGTCCGGGGATGTCGGCCAAGAATTGTGGGAAGAAGTCGTGGTGATTACGAAGGGCGGCAACTACGGCTGGAGTACCCGTGAAGGCACGCACGCCTTCGGAAACCGACCCGCAACCGAAGGTGCCCAGCCGATCGGACCCGTGTGGGAATACGATCACCAAATCGGCAAGTCGATCACAGGTGGTCGCGTTTACCGCAGCAGCCGCTTGCCGAACTTGGAAGGCAAATACTTGTACGCCGACTACGTCACCGGCACCGTCTGGGCACTGACTTACGACCAAGCAACGGGCACGGCTACGCGTAACGAACAAGTGCTTCCCAACAGCGTCGCAGTGTTGTCGTTCGGGCAGGACCAAAACGGCGAGGTCTATATCCTGACCAACAGCGCCCGCGGTGAATGCATCTACCGTTTCGACGATTCCACGGAAAAATCGGACGTCGCGCAACGCTAG